The following proteins are encoded in a genomic region of Magnolia sinica isolate HGM2019 chromosome 1, MsV1, whole genome shotgun sequence:
- the LOC131220875 gene encoding VQ motif-containing protein 25-like, with amino-acid sequence MKEVMKVRTCEPDSPSPGLAKHKESQMISNFKPKIRIIHIFAPEIIKTDVSNFRELVQKLTGKPTGRKEGKKKVKKATSVSSDDALENACCRAAEAAEFRNGFLNSRLDERVKEEEEDIWGEANSSFLGGLGDFDGFIQGLTDFPLLPINSSRLGVFGETHVS; translated from the coding sequence ATGAAGGAGGTGATGAAGGTCCGCACGTGCGAGCCCGACTCGCCGTCGCCAGGCCTCGCCAAGCACAAGGAATCGCAGATGATATCGAATTTCAAACCGAAGATCCGCATTATACACATATTCGCGCCGGAGATTATAAAGACGGACGTGTCGAATTTCCGGGAACTCGTCCAAAAGCTCACCGGGAAGCCGACtggaagaaaagagggaaagaagaaggTGAAGAAGGCTACGAGCGTTTCGAGCGATGATGCGTTGGAGAATGCATGTTGTAGGGCGGCCGAAGCAGCTGAGTTTCGTAACGGTTTTTTGAATTCGAGGTTGGATGAGAGAGttaaagaagaggaagaggatatATGGGGAGAGGCAAATTCGAGCTTTTTAGGTGGGTTGGGAGATTTTGATGGTTTCATTCAAGGGCTTACTGATTTTCCTTTACTTCCAATCAATTCTTCTCGTTTGGGTGTGTTTGGAGAGACTCATGTTTCGTAG